In the genome of Geminocystis sp. M7585_C2015_104, the window TTCTCTCCTTCTTGCAGTTGTGCTTCTGTAGGAAATTTTGTTTCCTCAGCCGTTACTGGTTTAACAAACAAGCAAAAGCCTAATAAAAACGCCAATATCACTCTCCACATACTGTCTCCAATAATTACCTAAACTAGGGGGATAATTGTCTATCTATCATAGCCACATCTGTTAGCCCCTTGCCATCCCGGCAGATGTCCCACCGCTCATGTTATATTCAAACTTGTCTGTTGTCTTTACCGGTTTTAACCATGTCTCCCACACAAAACCATAATAATACCCTTCAGGCCCTTTCAGAACTGATAGAGGTGGTAGCAAAACTGCGGCATCCGGAAAAAGGTTGCCCATGGGATTTAGCCCAAACCCAAACCTCCCTAATTCCCTATATCCTAGAAGAAGCCTATGAAACTGTCCATGCTATCCAGTCTGGCAACCAACGGGAGATTGCTGAGGAGTTAGGAGATTTGTTGTTACAGGTAGTGTTACAGGCACAAATCGCCCAGGAGAATGGCCATTTTACTCTGGAAGATGTAGCTAGAGGCATCACCGAAAAACTAATCCGTCGTCACCCCCATGTCTTTGGGGATGTAAAGGTGGCAGATGCCCAACAGGTGCGTCACAATTGGGAGAAAATCAAGCAAGAAGAAGAGGGGGAAAATTCCTCTCTCACTGCTAAGCTGAAAAAATACGTCTCCAGTCTCCCTCCCCTGATGGCAAGTTTTAAAATTTCCCAGAAAGCCGCACAGGTTGGATTTGAATGGGAGAATATAGAGGGGGTTTGGCAGAAGTTTTACGAGGAATTAGAAGAATTTAAGCAGGCTTGTGCTTCCGGCGACAAAACCCATGCTA includes:
- the mazG gene encoding nucleoside triphosphate pyrophosphohydrolase, which produces MSPTQNHNNTLQALSELIEVVAKLRHPEKGCPWDLAQTQTSLIPYILEEAYETVHAIQSGNQREIAEELGDLLLQVVLQAQIAQENGHFTLEDVARGITEKLIRRHPHVFGDVKVADAQQVRHNWEKIKQEEEGENSSLTAKLKKYVSSLPPLMASFKISQKAAQVGFEWENIEGVWQKFYEELEEFKQACASGDKTHATAELGDLLFVIVNLARWYGIDPTVALQETNQRFLQRFYLVEKMSNRPLPDYSLAELEQLWQQAKKILQSQQG